The Coffea arabica cultivar ET-39 chromosome 6e, Coffea Arabica ET-39 HiFi, whole genome shotgun sequence genome contains the following window.
TTGATTTGAGTTTTAGAGAAATGTGTGGTCACTTTACTACTAGCATATAACTTACAATAGAATGTAACTCTTATATGGTGGATCaaagaaagaaattgaagataATCAAATATGTTTCTTTAATTTAAGGGAAAATGAcctgtttcatccctcacatttcctaaaaaatttcttttcgtccctcacatttaaaatgaaacacattggtccttcacatttaaaaaTCCAATTTTTTAAATCCAAGAAATCAACTCAGTTGTGAATCAAATCATCTAACAATCCGGTTACAAATTTTAGGTGTAGAATTGGTAGATCACTCGCAAAAATATATTtctaacaaataaattaaataattaaaaaatcttAATTAAAACCCATTTGCTTCTTCAAAAGAGAATAGAAGAAGACAAACCCAAATCAATTTGCCTAATTCAAAACTATATATGCAGAAATAATCCGAACAAATAAACTTCTGGAGATTTGGAAGATTGTATCATCTTTCAAACCATTAAAAATGTCTCTTGCTCAGATTCAGATCATTCAAACGCTGCTGATGGCAATCACACTCACACACAGGACGAGTATAGTGGCAGCCGACATTGAGATGGGATGAACTCTGGTCAATGGCGCCGAAGAGGGAGCTATTTCCTGCATTGGCATGGGATTGAAAACAGTAGGATAAGAAGGAGAAGGTGCAGTTGAAGCATCATCTGGTGGAAATACATAAGATCCATTTCGAGCAATACATGAGCTACTGCCCGGTGTGGAACACTGCATGTGTGTGAGACCCATGtataataacttcaaaaaagAGCATCCAGGACTACTGGAGACACATGCAGAAATAATCCGAACAAATAAACTTCTGGAGATTTGGAAGATTGTATTCTCTTTCAAACCATTAAAAATGTCTCTTGCTCAGATTCAGATCATTCAAACGCTGCTGATGGCAATCACACTCACACACAGGACGAGTATAGTGGCAGCCGACATTGAGATGGGATGAACTCTGGTCAATGGCGCCGAAGAGGGAGCTATTTCCTGCATTGACATGGGATTGAAAACAGTAGGATAAGAAGGAGAAGGTGCAGTTGAAGCATCATCTGGTGGAAATACATAAGATCCATTTCGAGCAATACATGAGCTACTGCCCGGTGTGGAACACTGCATGTGTGTGAGACACATGtataataacttcaaaaaagAGCATCCAGGACTTCTGGAGACACATGCGGAAATAATCCGAACAAATAAACTTCTGGAGATTTGGAAGATTGTATTCTCTTTCAAACCATTAAAAATGTCTCTTGCTCAGATTCAGATCATTCAAACGCTGCCGATGGCAATCACACTCACACACAAGACAAGTATAGTGGCAGCCAACATTGAGATGGGATGAACTCTGGTCAATGGCGCCGAAGAGGGAGCTGTTTCCTGCATTGGCATGGGACCGAAAACAGTAGGATAAGGAGGAGAAGGTGCAGTTGAAACATCATCTGGTGGAAATGCATAAGATCCATTTCAAGCAATACATGAGCTACTGCCTGGTGTGGAATACCGCATGTGTGTGAGACACATGTATAATAACTTCAAGAAAGAGCATCCAGGACTTGCATAAAAAGATAGAATATGGTTTGCTGCAAGAGCTTCCTATGAAAGCAGATTTGCCAGTGAAATGGAATCACTGAAGAAGTTCGATGTAGAAGCAAATGGGTTTTAATTAAgattttttaattgtttaattTAGTTGTTAGAAATATATTTTTGCAAGTGATCTACCAATTCTACTCCTAAAATTTATAATCGGGTTGTTAGATGGTTTGATTTACAACTGAGAGTTGATTTCTAGGATGTAAAAGCTAGTATTTAAATGTGAATGATCaatttgtttcattttaaatgtgagggacgaaaagaatttttttacgaaatgtgagggatgaaacatgTCATTTTCCCTTAATTTAATTAGTATGGAAGATATAGACAATTTGCTTACTTTAATAAACATCTTTATTATTGTGAGAGGATTCCCCCTTTAAAGGTCCATTGAGCTCTCTTCTAGTCAGTAATTGCCTGGACAACAACGGAGTTTAGTGGATCCCTTTGGATGGTTGATTTTCATAGCattgttggaaaaaaataaacatCTTTATGATGATGTAtttgccttttatttttatactaATTTGAAGTTTGAACACACGAGTCATGACGATGCTAAATGTGTTAGTACCACTACGAAGAAAAACAAGTGGTGAAATGCACGTGCAAACTGTCATCCCGCCCGCTACTGAAACTGCCATTAATTCTCTAAACCCTCCCAAAACCCTAACGTCTCCATCCAAAAACAATGGCCCTCACCATTCCATCCCCCCAACCCACCTCCCACTCTCCGCCTTTCCAAGTCCATAGATTCCCTCAGGACCAGTACATAGACGCCCTCCGGTGGCTCCCCCAGCTCTCCGCCTTCCACCGCCACGTTCTCCTAGCCACTTTCAATTCCGACACCTCCATTTCGTCCCTCCAGACCCTCACCTACACCCCCAATTCACCTCCCAATCTATCCCTTCAATCCTCTTACCCGACCCCATCCAGAATCACATCTCTCAAGACCCTTTTAATTCCCCAATCACCAAAACCCCTGATTGCAGCCTCAACCCTTTCCGGGTCTTTGCTGTTTTTGTCTGCTGATTTAGTTAATGGGTCTCTGGATTTTGAGTTTTCGGTACCCGAAAAAGGGTTCCATCGCGGACCCGTTTCGGGGATTGATGTGGATGGAAATGGGTCTGGTAGTGTTGTGAGTGTTGGTGAGGATGGGAAGATTAATCTGATTGGAATTGGGAGTGAGGGGAGAGGGAGCAATCAGAGGTTCTTTGATAGTAATGGGTTGGTTTCTTATAGCACTGTTAAGTGGGCTTCGCCGTTCGAGTTTGTGACTGGTGGATTGGGATATAGCCTTCAATGGTGGGATCAGAGACGGCCCGGCGGACCGGTGTCTCAATTCAAAGGCAATTGGTAACTCATTGTACCTTGAATTTTCTCAAAGTTTGGATCTTTTCATGTTTCATAATGTATTCATCTATGCTTTttcatatttcctttttctGTGTAGTATAAGGTCTATTGCTCCTTTTGGTTTTATCTCATATGAtgctcttttttcttctttggggttggttttgaacttaattgagtaaagctaaatcatttgtttcatgtaattattTACCTAGCCTAATAGTTTTACTTGTTAATGTTGTGAATTAAAAAAATCTGGCATGTAACAGATCGTATGTTTGAAATGCTGCTGGTTTGCAGGATTGCCTGATGAGAAGAAATATAAGCACACAATTAGAGCAAGGAGTGAATAACAAATTGTTGGATTTGTGCAGGGGAACTCTtagaaaggaaaattttttaagGGAATGAATTTGTTAAGTGCTTGCTTAGCTGTTTGGTCTTTTAGAATTTGTTATTTTGTGAACTGAAGTTTGTCAGAGAAAGTTTTCTGAGAAGAGCATTCATTAATAGCAGTATAATAAGCTTTGTCTTATTTAACCAAACAAATTTGATGAAAGAAATGCTTCATTTGGTTGAGACTATCAGCCAACTTCGGTTGTTGTTATGCAATGCTAAACACTTAATCCTTGTTTCTTGCTTTTAAACTTCATAGGTCTAAATCTGATGATTAATGAGGCCCATTTTAACCTGTTATGTCACATGGTAGTCTAATGTATAACTATAGTATGTCTATGtatcattttcttccttttgatAAATGAGAAGCTTTTCAAAAGGTACAGAAGCTTTAATGAATATCTCATGCTATGAACTCAATGATGCTAAAAGTTGCAGCACTGGATGTTGaacacttttctttctttatattTAGTTGTGTGGCGTCTCATGATGTAGTTGTTCAGAATCCTTAACTAGATCAGGATTGTTGTTATGAAACTGCCAAACAAAGTTCCATAAGTTAATGGTCCTAAACTGCTTTGCTAATTCATGATAGTTAAACATCTGCTTTGGTTTCATACTTGGGTGGTGAAACTGATAATCTTTTGCTGGGAGttgtagaattggtttatttgacttgtttatgGAGTACTTTGGCTGCAAAACACTTTATATTCTTAGGTGTGACCAGCATTAAAAGTTAATACCATTTTTGTTGATCTCTTCTATTGGTAAGTTATCTAAAATTAGTTAGTTTGTTGATTCTACAGGAGTTCTGGAACTACTACTGGTATTGTGCACTCAGTCGATATTCATCCATCAAGAAAGCACACTTGTCTTGTAAGCTTTCTTCTGTATCAATCTTCACAAGTCTTGTTATGAGCTGTTGTTAGTTAACATAATTTGCTTGGGTCTAATAAGCACAAAGAAATCAGCAGTCTCAAGGAGGTTAGTTTAGCGGCACTGATTAATCATTTGTCATACTCTGTTTCACAGCCAAAATTTCTTGAAGTGTGAATTTCTTTGGTATCAGAAGTCAAAAGGGATATATACTAGTCCAATAATTTTTTGAACAGTTAATGAAATTGAAAGGTTCCTATTTAAGGTGCATGAAATAGCATACCTGGATTATGCTATGGCTTTTAAGAGACTAATTATTGTCTGGCATGACAGGAATTTGAAGTGACAGTTCCTGCTGCTTCTCTTGTTAGCTATGATCATGGAATAGATCTACATAATATGAATGCCTAGCACTAGTTACTGTATAAAGAAAATGTCGTTGTTGGGGATGGCTGTAAATGAAATATTGTTACATGCTATTTGATAGTAATGTTTTGCAGCTCCATACCATTATGCAAAGAAGTTTCACAGCTTTCCATTGTTATTTTATGACTTAGAGACAAAAACTCTTTCATGGTTTACACTCTTAAATTGTTTCATTAACAGCTTTATCGTGGTAGAATTTGAATTTTGTGTTATTATCATGTGTCTGAAGGCAGGAGGCTCTTCTGGGACTGTGTTTGCATGGGATCTTCGGTGGCAGCACCAGCCTGTAATTCTTTCTGGGGCTGGGACCCCTGAAACTTATTCTCCATCCGAGAGTGAGATTTGGGAGGTCCAATATGACAACTACACTCATTCTTCTAATATCCGCAATGTCTCATCATCACGTGTTCTTCCTGCAATGATATGCTCAGAAGATGGCATTCTTGCTGTGATTGAGCAAAGTAAGcatcttaatttctggttaacTGTTTAATGAATTCCTCCTTGAATTTCCATTCCTTAATTGTTGAAAGAGTTCCACTTTATGGTTCTGATGGCTGGAACTGATTCTGTTTGTTTTTCTACCGGATAGGTGAAGTACCGATGGAGCTTCTGGCTGAACCCTGTGCCATCAATAGCTTTGACATTGACAAAGAAAATCCTTCAGTAAGTGGAAGTTGTGTTACTTCTGCTTTTCGTTGAACTAGTTTACTCTAATTTTGATAGATTTAGAGTTATTATTTAATACATTGCACCAATTGATACTTCCATGTTTCTGTACAGGATGTTATATGTAGCTTGGAGTGGGAGTCTATAGCCATCCTGACAAGGTCATGATTTTCAGCATTTGATCCTAAAGAAAGATTGTTGTATATTGATCCTGTGTcgataatttttcattttcccccCTGAATGCGGCTGGTCTCAGCAAAGGGAGTTCTCTTTCGAGCGGAATGCAGCTGGGTATTTTGCTTGGTCCATGGTGATTTTGCCAACCCCGTGTCTTAGTTCTTAATTAGTGGACCGATGAAACCTGAAAGCAATTGAAGTGAAAAGATTGTTCTGTTAAAAGAACAAAGTGCTCCCTTTTGTATCCAATGAATGGTGCTCCTCATCCGGGCTTAAGACCATGGATGGAAGTGAGAGATGGATGCTAGCAGGGATCTATATCCAGCCCCTTCCTGGCAAAGGGGAAAGCATTTATATTATTCATTTAGATGTCAGCTGACTTGTAAAGAATCCAGTACGGCTATTGTTACAATTTCAGGCATCATCTGAGTAAAAAGAACAGACAATTTTCAAAGTAGCCtttcttgcttttgttttttttttcccctcgcTATTTTATAGCGTTTAATCCttgttttctttcatatttGTGAGGGGAAGAGTTGCGAATTACCACCagactcttttttctttttgtctacACAGGAGTATCCGGGTCTTCGGACTGGTAATACCTAATGATCTGACTAATCTTCTGCGACTCGGGAGAGAAGGCCCCATTCCACACCGAGCATTTGCATGCAGGACTCGAACCCTGGTTGGCCAGGATCTTTTGGTCACCATACACTAACTAGGGGGAGTGGACCGCTCGAGTTAAAGGCCCCATTCCACACCGAGCATTTGCATGCAGGACTCGAACCCTGGTTGGCCAGGATCTTTTGGTCACCATACACTAACTAGGGGGAGTGGACCGCTCGAGTTAGCCCGCGGGAGCGAATTACCACCATACACAAATGCAGAAAGCTGATAGTTCTTGGTGGATAAAAGTCCTTAGAGAAATAATCTGAATAGTGTCCCTGTATCACAATTGCCATCTGAGTAAACACGGACAGACAAATTCAGAACTGAGACGAAGTATGTACCATGTATACGTGAACAATCGAGTAAAAAGCAAACAATAAACAAAGAATGAACTTTGGTGCCCTCAAAAGAGGTTTCGAAATAATTTACAGATATAAGCAATTTAACTATAGCTACTTCATGGGTTAAGATTATCTCTATTGGATTTCTGTCCACTGatctattcatttatttatatcTAAATTactacaaaatttttaaatcattcGATTGTGTTATTACTTTTCTTTCGATCTCTAGATCAACATACTTAAAAACAATATTCTTTTGAGAATATTTTGACATTCAATTTATGTGAAACATTTGAATGGTGGAAAGTGGACCAAAATTGTAACAAATTTTGTAATGATTAATCAGACTATAAAACTTAGTCAAATTCATACAAAATTTCATATATAACTAATGCGTGTAATAAAATATATTATGAATAatgttaatttttaaataaattttattaggaTGTAATGGAGGGAAATTCTCTTCGATACAATGGAAAAAAGTCTAGTCTCTACTTCGCACGTGCATCTCAATGATAcatcaaataaaaaaagaaaataaaaatctcAACATCCCTTGCTCCAAAAAATTTCATCAACATCGAGATTATTAAAATCTACCAAATTTCTAATACGTGTTTGTGACTAATTATAAATCTAGGAATTAATATGGTCTAATTATTCAATTTAAAGGTCTCATAGAAGCACcaccaagaaaaaagaaataaaatacaaaatggttccttttttttaatatataatgTACAAACAAAATGGTCTTAATATAGTCCAAAGTCTTTATTAAGAAGTAAGAATTTTGCTTTTCAAAGAAAGAAGTAAGAATTTTGGATGAAAATTTTGCTGGCCGTTGTTGATGCcccaaaatcccaaaaaaaaagtcaccACACATCATTATCCACATCATCTCTCCGGTCTCCACCTCCACCCTCCCAGAGAACCTCCCCACCCAAGCCCTCTCTCCCGGCAGAGCTGCACTACAGTGGCCTAAACCATGGCATCATCCCCAATTTCAAGAACAACAACAATGGTATTCTCCTTAGGCATAAAGGGTCCCCAACAACATCACCCAGTCAGGACAGTTCACCTCTCTCCCTTCGccaagaaaacttcacttaaCCTCAGCTCTACTTGCAGCATTTCTGGGTTCACCCCAGTTGTGCTTAACAGGCTCTCCACTGTTGCTTCCCCCTCCCAGATCAGTAATCCACAGTTCCTCACTATCGTCTGTGCTAAAGGCTATAAAATGAAAACCCACaaggtattttttttctttttgagctTTAATTTTGTTGAATTGGTTTTTGTGAGCTGTATGAAAGGGTGTTTATATTCTCTGGGATTTTTAGGCTTCCGCGAAGCGGTTTCGGGTGTCTGGAAGTGGGAAGATTATGAGGAGGAGAGCTGGGAAGCAGCATTTGTTGGCTAAGAAGAATACTAAGAGAAAATTGAGACTCTCCAAGATGGTTTGCCTTCTTTTCTCAAGTTCCTAATGATGCAATTTGAGATCATTTCTAGTTCTCGTTTTATGTTTTACGGTTCTGTCAACTGTTTTGATCAATTAACTTGTGTAGAAGTGAATTCTAATTGGTTTATCTGATCACCTGTTGCAAACTTTAATCtttaaataatataattttggTGTACAGTGtatgtttttttcctttaacCTCGTCCCAACTCTGTTGTATCAAGTTTTCAAATCATACATATCTTCATAGGAGAAATGCCGTGATTTAGATACAGTAAGAAAGACAATGAAATCAAGTGtgtttaatatttttttgtaGCTCTTTTTTTATCACTGCCAAAACGATCAATGTTGTCCAAGTGTAAACTTAGCCTTGAACACCTATGGGGGCCAGCTAAGGGGCTCAATACTGGCCTTCGGATATTGATTTCTTCTTTTGGACTAGTTAGAATCAGCGATGTGCAAGTTTGAGCTTGTGTTTTGGTGATTTGGAAGGGATAGAAGAATTCTAAAGGTGCAGAGTGCCAAAACCAGGGGGAAACTTTATAGTAGAATGGTGAGCTTTTTCTTTGAGGAAGAGCTAAGTTTGCTTGGTTGATTGTGTAAACTGTCtaagagagcaaaagaaagaggtTTGTCCCTTCACACTATCCTGAGGTTAATATTAGAGTATGTCCTTTGAAAGCAATAGGTTGGTGGAAGGAGGAAAGTATATTGGCTAGTCATTACATGAGGTTGGGGCTTTACAAGGAGTCAGTGCTAATCTGTTTGGTTCCTGAAAGAGAACACTTTAAGAAAGTTCACTGAATCAAATGGATCCAAGAGAAGTAGTGAAAAAGGAAGAATAGCATAAAGAAACAAGGCATGGTATCCCTGTATGCAAATGGGTTTTGATTTGATTGGGT
Protein-coding sequences here:
- the LOC113695011 gene encoding nuclear pore complex protein NUP43-like; protein product: MALTIPSPQPTSHSPPFQVHRFPQDQYIDALRWLPQLSAFHRHVLLATFNSDTSISSLQTLTYTPNSPPNLSLQSSYPTPSRITSLKTLLIPQSPKPLIAASTLSGSLLFLSADLVNGSLDFEFSVPEKGFHRGPVSGIDVDGNGSGSVVSVGEDGKINLIGIGSEGRGSNQRFFDSNGLVSYSTVKWASPFEFVTGGLGYSLQWWDQRRPGGPVSQFKGNWSSGTTTGIVHSVDIHPSRKHTCLAGGSSGTVFAWDLRWQHQPVILSGAGTPETYSPSESEIWEVQYDNYTHSSNIRNVSSSRVLPAMICSEDGILAVIEQSEVPMELLAEPCAINSFDIDKENPSDVICSLEWESIAILTRS
- the LOC113694981 gene encoding large ribosomal subunit protein bL35c, which gives rise to MASSPISRTTTMVFSLGIKGPQQHHPVRTVHLSPFAKKTSLNLSSTCSISGFTPVVLNRLSTVASPSQISNPQFLTIVCAKGYKMKTHKASAKRFRVSGSGKIMRRRAGKQHLLAKKNTKRKLRLSKMVPVDQSDYNNVIGALPYLKVNRKAN